CCCGATGAGGGCGTGCTGCTGCGCTTCGGGTCGAAGGTCCCGGGCTCGGCGATGGACGTCCGCGACGTGAACATGGACTTCTCCTACTCGGAGGCGTTCACCGAGCAGTCGCCGGAGGCCTACGAACGGCTCATCCTCGACGCCCTGCTCGACGAGGCGAGCCTGTTCCCCACCAACGAGGAGGTCGAGGAAGCCTGGCGCATCCTCGACCCGGTCCTCGACTACTGGGCGGCGTCCGGCCAGCCCGAGGAATACGCGGCCGGGACCTGGGGCCCGGCCGGCGCAGACCGGATGCTCAACCGCAACGCAAGGACGTGGAGGCGACCGTGACCGACACAACCGTGACCGACACACTCGACGGAAGCTCGGATCTCGACCTGGGCCGGACGACGACCGGGGAACTGACCCGCCGGCTGCGCGCACTGCGCGAGGAACGCGGGGAGGTCGCCACCGGCCGCGTGCTCACCCTCATCGTCTCGGTACGTTCCGAGGAGGACCTGGACGCCGTCGTGGCGGCCACCAACGAGGCGTCCCGGGAGCACCCGGCCCGCGTCATCATCGTCATCCACGACCGGTCGACCGACCGGGTGAGCATGGACGCCCGCATCCGGCTCGGCGGTGAGGCCGGCGCCTCGGAGGTCATCCTCCTGCGGCTGCACGGCGAGCTCGCCGACCATGCCGACAACGTCGTCATGCCGCTGCTGCTGCCGGACACCCCGGTGGTCGTGTGGTGGCCGTTCACCTCACCGCGGAACCCGGCGGGCGACGCGCTCGGTGCCCTGGCGACCCGCCGGATCACCGACAGCTTCGCCGACGCCGCCGCGGGCAAGGGGTCCAAGGCGATCTTCCGTCGCCGGATCGGCTTCTCCCGCGGCGACTCCGACCTGGTGTGGAGCCGGATCACCCAGTGGCGCGGCCTGCTGGCCAGCGCCCTGGACCAGCGTCCCGGCGACCCGGTGGAGGCCGCGGAGATCACCGGCCCGGCCGAGGACCCGGCGGTGGACATCGCCGCCGGCTGGCTCGCCGACCGGCTCGACATCACGGTGACCCGGCAGAGTTCCGGGGCTCCGGCGGTGCCGCTCGACGCGGAGGGGCGTCCGACGCCGCCGATCCAGCGGGCGGTCCTGCACTGCGCCGGGGGTGACCTCGTCATGGAGGTCGCCGACCACCGCACCGTCCGGGTCGACGCGGGTGACGGCACGAGCAACATCGTCACCCTGCACCGCCGCACCGTCGGCGAATGCCTCGCCGAGGAACTGCGCCACCTGGAGCCGGACACGGCCTTCGGCGACGCCCTCCACGGCCTGCCGCGGGTCCACATCCCCCGCGACCGGGTCGATCCCGCCGCCTTCAGCGAGCAGGCGAGTCCCCGGTGAACGCCGCGACACTGCGGACCTGGGCCGACCAGGACGACCTCGCCCGTGGCGTGGCCCGCGACATCGTCGACCTCCTCGTCACGGTCCAGGGCACCGACGGGGAAGGGACCGGGGTGGGCGGTGCCGACGGCCCCGACGGCTACGCCCGTATCGTCCTGACCGGCGGCGGGGCGGGCATCGCCGTCCTCCACGAACTGGCGCGGCTGGACCACGCCGCCCGGGTGACCGCGGACAGCTACCCCATCGCCGCGGTGAACTGGCGTCGGGTCCACGTCTTCTTCGGCGACGAGCGCTACGTCCCGCGGGACGACCCCGAGCGCAACGAGGGCCAGGCGGACGCCGCCCTGCTCGACCATGTCGGCATCCCCCCGGAGAACGTGCACCGCTACCCCGCCCCGGCCACCGGTGAGGATCCGGCCGGCCCGGGCCTCGACGCCGCGGCGCAGGCCTATGCCGCGACCCTCGCCGAGTTCGCCCCGGCGGGCTTCGACCTGCATCTGCTGGGGATGGGCCCGGAGGGGCACGTCAATTCACTGTTCCCCCACGCCCCCGCGCTGGACGCCACGGCCCCGGTCGTGGCGGTACGGGGCTGCCCCAAGCCCCCGCCGTCCCGGGTCTCCCTCACCCTCGGTGCACTCGGCCGCGCCCGGCAGGTGTGGCTGCTGGTGTGCGGTGCGGCGAAGCGGGAGGCCGCCGGCCATGCCCTGCGCGGTGATGATCCGGCGCAGTGGCCGGCCGCCGCCGCCCGCGGCTCGGTCGGCACGGTGCTCCACGTGGACGCCGCCGCCGACCCGGCCCAGAGGTCGTCCTAGAGGTCGTACTGCAGGACCAGGTTGAGGCCGATCACGGCCGCCACCCAGATGACCGCGCTGATGATCGTCAGCCGGTCGAGGTTCTTCTCCACCACGGTGGACCCCGAGAGGTTCGACTGCATACCGCCGCCGAACAGGCTGGACAGTCCACCGCCCTTGCCCTTGTGCAGCAGGACGGACAGTCCCATGATCAGGCTGGTGACCACCAGGACGATCTGGAGGGTGAGAATCATCGTCGGATGCCTTACGTTCGCTCGGGGACGGATAACGGTCCTACCCTACCACCGCCCTAGCCCGAGTTCCGTAGCCCGGTCGCGAGTCCGTTCATCGTCAACCGGATGCCGTCGAGGACGTCCGCCGACTCGTCCCCGGCCCGGTACCGGCGCAGCAGTTCGAGCTGCAGCACATTCAGCGGGATGAGGTACGGGATCCGGTCGCGCATCGAGACCGCCAGCCCGGGATTGTCGTCGAGCAGCGACGACCGGCCCGTGATCTGCAGGTACATGTCGAGCGTGAGGTGGAACTCCGCGGCGATGGTGCCGAAGATGCGCTCCGCGTCGGCCCGGTCGGGGACGAGACCGGCGTAGAGCTCGGCGATGTTCAGGTCGGCCTTCGCCATGACCTGCGCCATGTTCGACAGCACCGAGCGGAAGAACGGCCACCGCCGGTACAGGTCCTGCAGGTAGGCCATCCGCCCCTCCCCGGCCCCGGTCCAGTCCCGCACGGCCGACCCGACCCCGAACCAGCCGGGCAGCATGATCCGCGACTGGGACCAGGACAGCACCCACGGGATGGCCCGCAGGTCGGCGATGCCGGCGGTCGGTTTCCGGGAGCTGGGCCGGGAACCGATGTTGAGGTTGCCGATCTCCGCCAGCGGGGTCGATGAGGTGAAGTAGCAGATGAACCCGGCGTCCTCGTGCATGAGTGCCGCGTACCGGCGGCGGGACACCGCGGCGATCTCCCCCATCACCCGGTAGGCCCGCTCCGGGTCGTCGATCCGGTCGACGGGGGTGAGACTGGCCTCCAGCGTCGCGGAGACGAGCGCCTCGAGGTTGCGGCGGGCGCCGGCGGGCATGCCGTACTTCGCCGAGATGATCTCGCCCTGCTCGGTGATCCGGACACTGCCCTGCACCGCGCCCTCCGGCTGCGCGAGGATCGCCTCATGGCTGGGACCGCCGCCCCGGCCGACCGTGCCACCCCGGCCGTGGAACAGGCGCAGGCCGAGCCCGGCGTCCGCGGCGGCGGCCACGAGGGCGAGTTCGGCGTCGTAGAGCGCCCAGTTGGCCGCGAAGTACCCGCCGTCCTTGTTCGAGTCGGAGTAGCCGAGCATCACCTCCTGGATGCCGGCCCGGTGGTCGGTGACGTAGTCCCGGTAGAAGGCGTGGCCCCACAGGTCGGTCATCACGGCCGCACCGCCGGCGAGGTCGTCGATCGTCTCGAACAGCGGGATGATGTCCACCGCGCCGGACAGGACGCCGTCGGCAACCCGCAGCAGCCCGACCTCCTTCAGCAGGATCGCGGGTTCGAGGATGTCGGAGACGGTCGAGGCCATGGAGATGATGCAGTGTGGCACCACCTCCGGCCCGAACCGGCGGGCCGCCTCGGCGGCGGCGCGGAAGATGTCGAGTTCCCGGCCGGTCTCCTCCGACCACTCGGCCTGCGGGTCGACGAGGGGACGCGGCGAGTGCAGTTCCCGGGTCAGCAGCTCGACCTTCGCCGTCTCCGGCAGGGCCGCGTAGTCGTCGGTGACCCCGGCCCGGGCGAAGAGTTCGGTGAGCACCGTTTCGAAACTCTCGGAATTCTGCCGCAGGTCGAGGGCGTGGAGGTGGAAGCCGAAGCTGCGGACCCCGGAGATGAGGGTGGCGAGCCGGTGGTCGGCGATGATGTCGTCGTGGTGCCCCCGCAGTGAGCGGTCGACGGTCTCCAGGTCGGCGAGGAGCTGGTCGGCGGTGCGGTAGCGGACGTGTCCCTCGGTGAGCAGCCGGGCGGCCCCCGCGCCGACGGCGGCCTCACCGAGGGTGTCCACCGCCGTGGCGGCGAGGCGGCCGCGGATGCCGTGGACGGCCCGGCGGTAGGGTTCGTCGGACCGGGAGGGGACGTCGTTGCGGCCCCGTTCGGCGAGCAGCAGCAGCCCGTCGCTGACGGCGGTGAACTTCGTCGAGAGACTGAGCTCGTGCTCGAGGGCGGTGAGTTCGTCGAGGTACCAGTCGAAGACGGTCTGGGCGGCGCGTCCGGTGGCGAACCGGACGGTGTCCCCGGTGACGTAGGGGTTGCCGTCGTGGTCGCCGCCGATCCAGGAGCCGGGCCGGACGACGGGCGTGTCGGGGATGCCGGGGCCGTAGAGTTCCCGCAGCCTGCCGGTGACCCTGCGGTTGAGCAGCGGGATCTCCTGCAGCAGGCTGATGCTGTAGTAGCGCAGGCCGACGTTGATCTCGTCCTCGATACGGGGCCGGACGGAGCGGATCAGCGCGGTCTGCCAGAGGATCGTCACCCGGCGGCGGATGTCGGTGTCCACGGCGGTGAGCCGGGCGTCGCTGCGGGCGGTGCGGCCCGCGCGCAGCAGGTCACCGCGGCGGCGCAGCAGTGCGGTGATGTCGGACTGGACGTCGAAGACGGTGCGCCGGCGGGTCTCGGTGGGGTGGGCGGTGAGGACCGGGGCGACGTAGGCGTGGGCCATCACCCCGGCGACCCGGTCCGCGGTGACCCCACGGTCGGACAGCACCTGCCAGGTGGCGTCCAGGGAGGCGTCGGGCGGCGGATCCCCGGCGTCCGCCCGGTGGTCGCGGACCCGCTCCTCGTGGAGGTCCTCGGCGAGGTTGGCGAGCAGGCCGAAGTGGCAGAATGCCCGGATCACCGGCAGTGCGGTCGTCGGCGGGAGGTCGCGCAGCCGGTCGGCGAGACCGGCGACGTCGCCCTCGCCCTCCCGGATGGCGAAGGACGCCCGGCGGGCCGCCTCGACGAGGTCGAAGACCTCGGTGCCCTCCTGTTCGCGGATGACGTCGCCGAGGATCGCGCCGAGGTAGCGGATGTCCTGCCGGACGCCGGGGATGACGTCCGGGGTGTCCTCGTCCGGTGGCACCGCAGGGACGGCGGTACCGGGGACGGTCAGGGTGGTGCGGTGGTCTGCCATGGGGCCATTGTGCCCCTAGCTGACCGCCTTCGCAGCGGCGGCGCAGAGCCGGGCGAAGTCCTCGCCGTCGAGGCTCGCCCCGCCGACCAGGCCGCCGTCGACGTCGGGCTGGCTGACGAGCTCGCCCACCGAGTCGGTCTTCACCGAGCCGCCGTAGAGGATCCGCAGCGTGGCGGCGGTCTCCTCACCGGCGAGCTCGGCGACCACACCGCGGACGGCGTGGCACACCTCCTGGGCGTCGGCGGCGGAGGCCACCTTGCCGGTGCCGATCGCCCAGACCGGTTCGTAGGCGATGACGACGTCGGCGAGCTTGTCCGCCGGGATCCCGGCGAGCGAGGCCCGGGTCTGGTCCACGACGTAGCTGACGTGGTCGCCGGCCTCGCGGATCTCGAGCGGTTCCCCGACGCAGACGATGGGCCGCAGCCCGTGGCCCAGGGCAGCGACGGCCTTGGCGGCGACGGTCGCGTCATCCTCGGCGTGGTACTGGCGGCGTTCGGAGTGTCCGACGACGACCCAGGTGCAGCCGAGCTTCGCGAGCATCGCGGCGGAGACCTCGCCGGTGTAGGCGCCGGACTCGTGGGCGGAGACGTCCTGCGCCCCGTAGGTGAGCAGGAGCTTGTCGCCGTCGACGAGGGTCTGGACGCTCCGGATGTCGGTGAATGGCGGGATGACGGCCACGTCGACGTGGTCGTAGTAGTCGCGGGGCAGGGCGAAGTCGAACTTCTGCACGACCTGGAGTGCCTCCAGGTGGTTGAGGTTCATCTTCCAGTTGCCCGCGATGAGCGGGGTGCGCGTGGTCTGTGCCATGTCCGTCCCCCCTACTTCTCGAGGACGGCGATGCCGGGCAGTTCCTTGCCCTCGAGGAACTCGAGGGAGGCACCGCCGCCGGTGGAGATGTGGCTGAAGCCGTCCTCGTCGAGGCCGAGGGTGCGCACGGCCGCGGCCGAGTCACCGCCGCCGACGACGGAGAAGGCGCCGGACGCCGTGGCGTCGATGATCGCCTGGGCGACCCCGCGGGTCCCGTCGGCGAAGGCGGGGAACTCGAACACGCCCATCGGACCGTTCCAGAACACGGTCTTCGCACCGCGCAGCACGGTGCCGAAGGCCTCGACCGACGCCGGGCCGATGTCCAGGCCCATCTGGTCGTCGGGCACGGCGTCCACCGTGACGGTGGTGGCAGGGCTGTCGGCGGCGAAGGCCGGCGCGACGACGACGTCGGTGGGCAGCACGATGACGTCACCGAAACGCTCGAGCAGGTCACGGCAGGTATCGACCATGTCCTCCTGCAGCAGGGAGGTGCCCACGGACAGGCCCTTCGCGGCGAGGAAGGTGAAGCACATGCCGCCGCCGATGACGAGGTTGTCGACCTTCGGGGCGAGGGCCTCGATGACCCCGAGCTTGTCGGAGACCTTCGAGCCGCCCAGCACGACGGCGTAGGGGTGCTCCGGGTGCTCGGAGACGCGGCGCAGCACCGCCAGCTCGGCCTCGACGAGGCCGCCGGCGTAGTGCGGCAGCAGGGTAGCGACATCGTAGACGGAGGCCTGCCGGCGGTGGACCACGCCGAAACCGTCGGAGACGAACGCACCGTCATCGGCGGTCAGCGCGGCGAGTTCCGCGGCGAAGGCGGCACGCTCGGCATCGTCCTTCGAGGTCTCCCGCGGGTCGAAGCGGACGTTCTCCAGCAGGAGGATGTCCCCGTCGTTGAGGCCGTTGGCCCGCTCGTGGGCGTCCTCGCCGGTGACGTCGGCGGCGAGCGGCACCCACTGGTCGAGACGCTCGGAGAGTGCCTCGGCGACCGGGCCGAGGGAGAACTCGGGGTTCGCCTCCCCCTTCGGGCGGCCGAGGTGGGCGGCGACGATGACGCGGGCGCCGGCGTCCAGCAGGCGGCGCAGGGTCGGGACGGAGGCGTCGATCCGGCCGGGGTCGGTGATCTCACCGTTGTCCAGCGGGACGTTGAGGTCGGCGCGCACGAGGATGTGGCGGCCTTCAACTCCGTCGCTGAGCAGGTCATCGATGGTCTTGACGGTCATGGCTGGGGTTCTCCTTCGTTGAGGATCAGTACCGTGTCATGCCAACGACGGGTCGGCGGCTGCGGCCGACCCGTCGTGACGGGATACGTACAGGATAGTCAGAGGCGCTCGGCGACGTACGCGGTGAGGTCCACGAGCCGGCTGGAGTAGCCCCATTCGTTGTCGTACCAGGAGACGACCTTGACCTGGTTGTCGATGACCTTGGTCAGACCCGAGTCGAAGATCGAGGAGTGCGGGTCGCCGACGATGTCGGTGGAGACCAGCGGCTCATCGTCGGAGTAGGCCAGCACACCGGCCAGCTCGCCCTCGGACGCCTTCTTCAGCGCCGCGTTGACCGACTCGACGGTGACCGGCTTCGCGGACTCGAAGGTCAGGTCGGTGACCGACCCGGTGGGGACCGGCACGCGCAGGGCGTAGCCGTCGAGCTTCCCCTTGAGCTGCGGGAGCACGAGGGAGACGGCCTTGGCCGCACCGGTGGAGGTCGGCACGATGTTGAGGGCGGCGGCCCGGGCGCGGCGCAGGTCCTTGTGCGGCGCATCGTGCAGCCGCTGGTCGCCGGTGTAGGCGTGGACGGTGGTCATGAGGCCGCGGACGATGCCGAATTCCTCGTCGAGCACCTTCGCCAGCGGCGCGAGGCAGTTGGTGGTGCAGGAGGCGTTCGAGATGATGTGCTGGGTGGCGGGGTCGTAGTCGGTGTGGTTGACGCCGACGACGAAGGTGCCGTCCTCGTTCTTCGCCGGGGCGGAGATGATGACCTTCTTCGCGCCGGCGTCGATGTGGGCCTTCGCCGCGTTCGCGTCGGTGAAGAAGCCGGTGGACTCGATGACGATGTCCACCCCCAGCTCCCCCCAGTTGAGGTTCTTCGGGTCCCGCTCGGCGGTGACGACGACGCGCCGGCCGTCGACGGTGATCGACTCGTCGTCGTAGGTGACCTCCTTGCCGAGACGTCCCATGATCGAGTCGTACTTCAGCAGGTTGGCCAGGGTCTTGTTGTCGGTGAGGTCGTTGAAGGCGACGACCTCGAGGTCAGCGTCACTGTCCTGCAGTGCGCGGAAGAAGTTGCGGCCGATGCGGCCGAATCCGTTGATACCGACGCGAACCGTCACGATGGGGCTCCTGTTCTGTGGGGGCATTGTCCCCTCCGACAGTACCTGTCAGGGGTCGCTGCCGGGGGTGGTTTCCCCACCCGCCCCGTCTCCGTCGTCACCGTCGTCGACGCAGGCGGCCGAGGTGTCCGGGACGCCGAGCTCCGCGGCCCGACGGTCCGCCATGGTCAGCAGCCGGCGGATGCGGCCGGCGACGGCGTCCTTGGTCATCGGCGGGTCGGCCAGCCGGCCGAGCTCCTCGAGGGAGGCCTCCCGGTGCCGCACCCGCAGCGTCCCGGCCTGGGCGAGGTGGTCCGGGACATCGTCGCCGAGCAGCGCCAGCGCCCGCTCGGCCCGCGCCGCGGCCACCACCGCCGCCCGGGCGGAGCGGCGCAGGTTCGCGTCGTCGAAGTTCGCCAGCCGGTTGGTGGAGGCCCGGACCTCCCGACGGCGCCGGTGCTCCTCCCACACCAGCCGGCTGCGGGTGGCGCCCATCAGCGCCAGGAGTTCGTTGACCTCGTCACCGTCGCGCACCACCACCTTCACCGCCCCGCGGCTGTCCCGGGTCTTCGCGGTGATCCCCGCCCGCCGGGCGGCACCGACGAGCGCCAGCGCCGCCTCATTGCCCGGTGTGGTGATCTCGAGCGCGGAGGACCGCCCCGGATCGGTGAGGGACCCGCAGGCCAGGAACGCACCCCGCAGCGCGGCAACACACTGGTCGGCGGTGCCGCCGATGATGAACGGCGGCAGTCCCCGCACCGGACGCCCCGCCCTGTCGATGAGCCCGGTGCGCCGGGCGAGTTCGGTGCCGCCCCGGCTCCAGCGCAGCTGGTAGCGGGCGGGATTCGTCGGTGACCCGCCGAACTCCTGCACCGTGACGTGGAGGTCGAACAGTTCGTCCACCGCCTCGGCGAGCCGGAGTGCCGTCGACCTGGTGTCGATCTGTGCCTCGACCACCACCTCGCCGTGCACGAGATGCAGTGCCGCGGTGTAGCGCAGCAGTCCCGCCACTTCCGCGGTCATCACGTCGGGTCGCGTGACGACGACGACGGCGAGCTCCTCCTTCACATCAGACGTCAGCGACACCTGTGCTCCTTTCCTGTGTCCGTTCCCGGGCGAGTTCGCGCAGCACCACCGCCATCTTCGACGGCGAATGACGGTCACTCCACCGGCCCCGGTCGTCGTCCTCACGCACGTCCCGGTAGATCACCCGGGCGCCCAGCCCCTTCGCCGCCCGCTCCAGGTGGCGGCGTTCCTTCCCGGCCGGGACCGTGGCGCTGTCCACGACGACGACGTCGACCCGCAGCGCGGGGTTGTGCTGCTGCAGCATGTGGATGTGCCGTTCCATCGAGAAGCCGCTGGTCTCGCTGGACTCGGCCACGAGGTTCATGATGACGACCCGCAGGGCGTCCGTCCGGTTCAGGGCGTCCACGATGCCGGGCACCAGCAGGTGCGGGATCACCGAGGAGAACCACGAGCCGGGGCCGAGGGTGACGATGTCGGCCTGCTCGATCGCGAGGACCGCCTCCGGGGTCGGCGCCGGATCGGTGGGGATCAGCCGGACCCGCCGGACCTGTCCGGGGGTCGAGGCGACCGCGACCTGGCCACGGACCGCATTGACCTCCCGGGGGTCCTCACCGAGGCCGAGCACCTCGGCCTCCAGGTCCAACGGCTCGGGCGACATGGGCAGCACCCGGCCGGAGACGCCCATGAGGGTGCAGAGTTCGTCGAGCGCGGCGATGCTCGACCCGGTGACCTCGGAGAGGCCGGCGAGGATGAGGTTGCCGACCGCGTGCCCGGCCAGGGCGCCGTGCCCGCCGAAGCGGTACTGCAGCGTCTCCTCCCACAGCCGGCCCCGCGGATTGTCGGCCACCAGGGCCGCCAGCGCCATGCGCAGGTCCCCGGGCGGCAGGGTGCCGAGCTCACGGCGCATCCGGCCGGAGGAACCGCCGTCGTCGGCGACGGTGACCACGGCGTTCACCCGCACCGCGGCCGCGCGGGCGGCCCGCAGCGTGGCGAACAGTCCGTGGCCGCCGCCGAGTGAGGTGATCGTGCCGGTGGCAGGTGCCGGTTCCGGGATCGGTTCGTTCGGCAGCCCGGGATCCGCGGCGGGCAGGTCGGACGCCGTCACCGGGTCGCCTCCCCCGGCTGCTCCGCACCGTCGAACGGGACGAGGTCCCGGTGCACGGTCCGGACGTCGAGGTCCGGCAGTGCACGCAGCCGTGCGGCGAGGGCCTCGACGACGGCGGGGCTGCGGTGCTGGCCTCCGGTGCAGCCGACGGCGACGGTGATGAAGTGCTTGCCCTCCCGGCGGTACCCGGGCAGG
This is a stretch of genomic DNA from Corynebacterium nuruki S6-4. It encodes these proteins:
- a CDS encoding gluconeogenesis factor YvcK family protein encodes the protein MTASDLPAADPGLPNEPIPEPAPATGTITSLGGGHGLFATLRAARAAAVRVNAVVTVADDGGSSGRMRRELGTLPPGDLRMALAALVADNPRGRLWEETLQYRFGGHGALAGHAVGNLILAGLSEVTGSSIAALDELCTLMGVSGRVLPMSPEPLDLEAEVLGLGEDPREVNAVRGQVAVASTPGQVRRVRLIPTDPAPTPEAVLAIEQADIVTLGPGSWFSSVIPHLLVPGIVDALNRTDALRVVIMNLVAESSETSGFSMERHIHMLQQHNPALRVDVVVVDSATVPAGKERRHLERAAKGLGARVIYRDVREDDDRGRWSDRHSPSKMAVVLRELARERTQERSTGVADV
- a CDS encoding glucose-6-phosphate dehydrogenase assembly protein OpcA, translating into MTDTTVTDTLDGSSDLDLGRTTTGELTRRLRALREERGEVATGRVLTLIVSVRSEEDLDAVVAATNEASREHPARVIIVIHDRSTDRVSMDARIRLGGEAGASEVILLRLHGELADHADNVVMPLLLPDTPVVVWWPFTSPRNPAGDALGALATRRITDSFADAAAGKGSKAIFRRRIGFSRGDSDLVWSRITQWRGLLASALDQRPGDPVEAAEITGPAEDPAVDIAAGWLADRLDITVTRQSSGAPAVPLDAEGRPTPPIQRAVLHCAGGDLVMEVADHRTVRVDAGDGTSNIVTLHRRTVGECLAEELRHLEPDTAFGDALHGLPRVHIPRDRVDPAAFSEQASPR
- a CDS encoding phosphoglycerate kinase, coding for MTVKTIDDLLSDGVEGRHILVRADLNVPLDNGEITDPGRIDASVPTLRRLLDAGARVIVAAHLGRPKGEANPEFSLGPVAEALSERLDQWVPLAADVTGEDAHERANGLNDGDILLLENVRFDPRETSKDDAERAAFAAELAALTADDGAFVSDGFGVVHRRQASVYDVATLLPHYAGGLVEAELAVLRRVSEHPEHPYAVVLGGSKVSDKLGVIEALAPKVDNLVIGGGMCFTFLAAKGLSVGTSLLQEDMVDTCRDLLERFGDVIVLPTDVVVAPAFAADSPATTVTVDAVPDDQMGLDIGPASVEAFGTVLRGAKTVFWNGPMGVFEFPAFADGTRGVAQAIIDATASGAFSVVGGGDSAAAVRTLGLDEDGFSHISTGGGASLEFLEGKELPGIAVLEK
- the ppc gene encoding phosphoenolpyruvate carboxylase; this translates as MADHRTTLTVPGTAVPAVPPDEDTPDVIPGVRQDIRYLGAILGDVIREQEGTEVFDLVEAARRASFAIREGEGDVAGLADRLRDLPPTTALPVIRAFCHFGLLANLAEDLHEERVRDHRADAGDPPPDASLDATWQVLSDRGVTADRVAGVMAHAYVAPVLTAHPTETRRRTVFDVQSDITALLRRRGDLLRAGRTARSDARLTAVDTDIRRRVTILWQTALIRSVRPRIEDEINVGLRYYSISLLQEIPLLNRRVTGRLRELYGPGIPDTPVVRPGSWIGGDHDGNPYVTGDTVRFATGRAAQTVFDWYLDELTALEHELSLSTKFTAVSDGLLLLAERGRNDVPSRSDEPYRRAVHGIRGRLAATAVDTLGEAAVGAGAARLLTEGHVRYRTADQLLADLETVDRSLRGHHDDIIADHRLATLISGVRSFGFHLHALDLRQNSESFETVLTELFARAGVTDDYAALPETAKVELLTRELHSPRPLVDPQAEWSEETGRELDIFRAAAEAARRFGPEVVPHCIISMASTVSDILEPAILLKEVGLLRVADGVLSGAVDIIPLFETIDDLAGGAAVMTDLWGHAFYRDYVTDHRAGIQEVMLGYSDSNKDGGYFAANWALYDAELALVAAAADAGLGLRLFHGRGGTVGRGGGPSHEAILAQPEGAVQGSVRITEQGEIISAKYGMPAGARRNLEALVSATLEASLTPVDRIDDPERAYRVMGEIAAVSRRRYAALMHEDAGFICYFTSSTPLAEIGNLNIGSRPSSRKPTAGIADLRAIPWVLSWSQSRIMLPGWFGVGSAVRDWTGAGEGRMAYLQDLYRRWPFFRSVLSNMAQVMAKADLNIAELYAGLVPDRADAERIFGTIAAEFHLTLDMYLQITGRSSLLDDNPGLAVSMRDRIPYLIPLNVLQLELLRRYRAGDESADVLDGIRLTMNGLATGLRNSG
- the pgl gene encoding 6-phosphogluconolactonase, with the translated sequence MNAATLRTWADQDDLARGVARDIVDLLVTVQGTDGEGTGVGGADGPDGYARIVLTGGGAGIAVLHELARLDHAARVTADSYPIAAVNWRRVHVFFGDERYVPRDDPERNEGQADAALLDHVGIPPENVHRYPAPATGEDPAGPGLDAAAQAYAATLAEFAPAGFDLHLLGMGPEGHVNSLFPHAPALDATAPVVAVRGCPKPPPSRVSLTLGALGRARQVWLLVCGAAKREAAGHALRGDDPAQWPAAAARGSVGTVLHVDAAADPAQRSS
- the secG gene encoding preprotein translocase subunit SecG translates to MILTLQIVLVVTSLIMGLSVLLHKGKGGGLSSLFGGGMQSNLSGSTVVEKNLDRLTIISAVIWVAAVIGLNLVLQYDL
- the gap gene encoding type I glyceraldehyde-3-phosphate dehydrogenase → MTVRVGINGFGRIGRNFFRALQDSDADLEVVAFNDLTDNKTLANLLKYDSIMGRLGKEVTYDDESITVDGRRVVVTAERDPKNLNWGELGVDIVIESTGFFTDANAAKAHIDAGAKKVIISAPAKNEDGTFVVGVNHTDYDPATQHIISNASCTTNCLAPLAKVLDEEFGIVRGLMTTVHAYTGDQRLHDAPHKDLRRARAAALNIVPTSTGAAKAVSLVLPQLKGKLDGYALRVPVPTGSVTDLTFESAKPVTVESVNAALKKASEGELAGVLAYSDDEPLVSTDIVGDPHSSIFDSGLTKVIDNQVKVVSWYDNEWGYSSRLVDLTAYVAERL
- the whiA gene encoding DNA-binding protein WhiA gives rise to the protein MSLTSDVKEELAVVVVTRPDVMTAEVAGLLRYTAALHLVHGEVVVEAQIDTRSTALRLAEAVDELFDLHVTVQEFGGSPTNPARYQLRWSRGGTELARRTGLIDRAGRPVRGLPPFIIGGTADQCVAALRGAFLACGSLTDPGRSSALEITTPGNEAALALVGAARRAGITAKTRDSRGAVKVVVRDGDEVNELLALMGATRSRLVWEEHRRRREVRASTNRLANFDDANLRRSARAAVVAAARAERALALLGDDVPDHLAQAGTLRVRHREASLEELGRLADPPMTKDAVAGRIRRLLTMADRRAAELGVPDTSAACVDDGDDGDGAGGETTPGSDP
- the tpiA gene encoding triose-phosphate isomerase, producing the protein MAQTTRTPLIAGNWKMNLNHLEALQVVQKFDFALPRDYYDHVDVAVIPPFTDIRSVQTLVDGDKLLLTYGAQDVSAHESGAYTGEVSAAMLAKLGCTWVVVGHSERRQYHAEDDATVAAKAVAALGHGLRPIVCVGEPLEIREAGDHVSYVVDQTRASLAGIPADKLADVVIAYEPVWAIGTGKVASAADAQEVCHAVRGVVAELAGEETAATLRILYGGSVKTDSVGELVSQPDVDGGLVGGASLDGEDFARLCAAAAKAVS